The uncultured Desulfobacter sp. DNA window TCCTTCTTCCGGTCTCCCTTCTTTATAGTACCGTCCCAAAATTACCGGCCAGGGCCTCCAGCTCCTCGGCCGTAAATCCGCCGGACCGGCTGATCAGGCTGTAAATGTCCTTGCCATCCACATCTCCGTCCGGTTCACTGTCCCCGGGCAAAGAGGCCTGTATAAAGGTTGCGGTAATGGTCATATCTTTGGAAGAACTGTAAAAGGTGACAGTCCTGGGGTTGGTGGTGCCCGAGATGCTGCCGCTCCAGGAATCAAATTCCCAGCCGCTGTCGGCAATGGCCTGAACCGGTATGGATGTGACATTGTTCACATAGTAGCTGTAAACCCCGGGGGCAGGGTCAGTGGTGCCGTTTCCCTCTACCAGAATAGTCAGGGTCTTCAAAGGATAAAATAAGGTCAGGACAAAGGGCGGATCAAGCTGGCCATCTACAATGGAAAGCTCCACTTCAATGGTGTATTCGTCAATGATTGTATAGGCAAGTTCGGTCCAGTCCGGCAGTTTGTAAAGCACCATGTCCGGATCATAGGGGCTTGGAAAGGTGATCTGAAACGGATAGGTTCCATCCTCCCCTGTAGCCGATATGGTGAAGCCAAAAGCGGTTTCACTGTTTATCATGTCCGGGGCCAGTTCAAAATCATAGGTCCCCGGATAGGATGCGGCGTCGTCGGTAACTGAAAAATCGGTGATGGTTACACCTGCATCAGTTGTATAGACGCCCGGGTCACGGGTGAAAACGCAGGCCTCACACACAAAGGTGTCGGTCTGCCCGTTTTCATCGGTGACGGTCAGGCTTGGCGAGTAGGTCTGCCGGTCTGGAAAAGTGACGGTGGGATGCTGTTCTGTGGAGTCAATAACGCCGTCCCCGTCAAAATCCCATGCATAGGTATAAGGGGCGGTCCCGCCGGTACTTAAATCGGTGAATTCGATTTCAAGGGGGATGAATCCGTCCCGGACCATCATGTCAAAGGCCGCCACAAGGGTATTATAGGGTGCGATTTTAAACAGTTTTGCCCGGCACCCGTAGCCGCCGCTGTAATGGCATTCGTTTCCCATGACAATAACGCTGCCGTCAGGCAGGGCCACAACGCTGCCGCCCATGGCATAAGAATAGTCTTCATTGTCATTGACCAGAAATTTGTACCATTCAAGGCCGCCTGCGCTGCTGAATTTTGCTGCAAGGATCCCTTCCTGGGTTGCCCCGTCCGTATTTAATTCTGCAGGCCCTGCAAGGATAAATCCGTTATCCGGTGTCACAGCCCCTGAGTCAAAGCAGCCTTCAAAATCCTGGTCATCCACTGATGTGTGCCAGACCGCTTCCTTTTCTGTGTTCAGTTTTCTAACGGACGGCATACTGTCATTGCACCCGCCAATGACATATCCGTCATCCAGTCGCTCAACCCAGTTGCCTGAGTTGAAGGCGTAGGAGATCCGGTCCCAGGCAAAGAACCAGTCCAGGTTCAGGTCGTCATCTGTCCGGATCAGGGAAACCGCCCCGTTGCTGCCGCTTATCTGGGAACCATAGTGCCCGGATATAATGACCCCGTCCGGGGTGTCCCGGGCAATGGATTTTAAAAAGGCGAAACCGCTGTAATTATCCGGGGTGGAATGCACAAGGGATTCCACCGAAAGGGGTGTGCCGTTGGCATCTGTCTTAAAAGCCCACATGGCCCAGCCTTCACCGTCAATATATTTGTTTGCCGCCGCGATAATATCCCCGGACTCAAGGCTTAATACATCCATGCCCATGCATTTGAATGCCTCATCTGCATCATTACCAAAGATGGTATGCCACAGAAGGTTGCCCTGAACATCCGTTCTGGCCAGGCTCAACCTGGGATACTGAAAGTAGGCTGTATCCTCATTATAATCGCCGATGATCACGTAGCCGTCATCCGGTGCTGCGGCAAGGGCTGTCCCCTGTTCCCACACATTGAAATTTTGGGTCAGGTTGCGCTGCCATTGCATGATACCGTTATCAAAGGTTTTGAGCAGCCACATATCATTTCTTCTACTGCCGGATGAATATCCGAAAAAGGAGTAGCCTGTGGCAGCAAACCCGCCGTCGGTGCCCCTTATAATATCATTTCCCCTGACGTCAATGTAGCAGTAGGCCCCTTCTTCACAGTCCCTTTCATTGGTAATGGTTCTTTTCCACAGAATCTGGGGGCCCACTACGGTAATGGTCTGGGAAACAGTGTCAAAAAGGCAGTCGTCATCTTTTACGGTCAGGGTCACCGTGTGAGTGCCGGGGGACGAAAAGGAATATGAGGCCAAAAGGCCGGTAGCATCAGCCGTGCCGTCCCCGTCAAAATCCCACTCATAGCTTAAAATTTCCCCGTCATCGTCCAGGGAAGGGGAGGCGTCAAACGCAATGGTCTGGTAGACAAACACCGGATCATCCGAAGACCAGGTAAATGTGGCTTGGGGCCGTGAGTAAAACCCCCGGGTTTTAAAGGCCCAGATATGGTCTTCCCTGACCCCGTCCTGGCCGAGATCCCCATCTTCGCCATACAGGTCATAGGTGGTGGTCCCCACAACAACAAATCCGGGATCACTGCCCGTGTCCTCGGCAATGGCAACCCCCTCATCGTATCCGTCTCCGCCAATGGGGACGTCCCATAGAAGTTCCCCGTCACTGTCAACGGCAAGCAGCCAGATGCTGAAACGGATAGTGGGCTGATAAGAGGTGGTCATGCCAACGGCGGCATAGCCGCCGGTGCTTGTCTGGATCACATCGTAGCCGGCATCGGGTTTTCCTGCTTCCCCAAAGGTCTTATACCATTGTGTGCTGCCGTCGCTGTTAAGTTTGACCAGGGTCAGGTCCCCACATACCCCGGCATAGCAAAGATCATAGGCACCGATTTGCGTCTTGCTGCCAACGGCAATGTATCCGCCGTCAGACGTATTCCGGATGCCAAACCAGGTACTGCCTGATTCTGCCATCCACTCACGGTTTCCTTCTTGGTCGTATTTATAAATACCGCTTAGGGTTCCGGCGATGACGCCTTTGTCAGAAGTTGCCTCAACACAGAAAATTTCATAAGGCGGCCCGTCGATATCATCCCAGCCGTGACTCCATTCTGTGGTGGAAGAAGAAGCTCTTAAAATCCAACCATCCCAGACCGTGTTTCCAAGGTCCGGCTGATTTCCGCCCAGGTAAAAATCATACCTTGAGGAACCAGGGTCCCAGAAAACCGATATATCATTGGCCCACTCATCGCCAAAACGGCCAAAGGTTTTTTCCCAGGAAAAATTGCCATCATTGTCTGTACGGGATACCCACATATCCCATTGCTCCCAGGTGGTTCCGTCATAGGAATGGCTCTGGTATTTCCGGCCTGAAACCATAAATCCGTCTTCCCCTGATCCGTCAGCATTTAATGGAACCAGTTCAATTCCCAGTGCGGCCGTATAGGGGCCGGTATCTGACGGGTTAAAGACCGGCTGGTCAAACACCCGGTTGCCGGTTCTGTCCAATTTGACCATCCGGGCAGAGGTTGTCACCCACCAGGGAGAAAGACTGCAGTTTGACGGATCATCACACTGCACAACGGACAGGACAAATCCGTCAGACACGGGAACCATGTCCGTTGGAATCATGCCGTTTCCATAAAGTGTGCCCCACTGCATGCCGCAGGGCAGGGTAAAGGTTTCAATGCCCTCTGCCCCAAGGTCGGTTGTAAGGGCTGTGGCCAGAATAAAAATGGTGCCAAGTAAAACCGTCCCAAGACGGATTTTGGATGCGATCATCTTTTCCCCCTTTTGAAATGGCCAACAGATCAGCCGGTTCAAGGTTTTAATGGTTTGCCCACATCAAATGAATCGCAACAATAATAGAGAGTTATCGAGATATTCGGTCAGAATTTAAAAGGCATCATAGGATAAATTTTGCCCATTATCAAGAAAAGAAAAAAGGGAACGATGAAGGGGGATAATCTCCAATCTAATGTAGGGGATTAGGCTGAAGG harbors:
- a CDS encoding PKD domain-containing protein → MIASKIRLGTVLLGTIFILATALTTDLGAEGIETFTLPCGMQWGTLYGNGMIPTDMVPVSDGFVLSVVQCDDPSNCSLSPWWVTTSARMVKLDRTGNRVFDQPVFNPSDTGPYTAALGIELVPLNADGSGEDGFMVSGRKYQSHSYDGTTWEQWDMWVSRTDNDGNFSWEKTFGRFGDEWANDISVFWDPGSSRYDFYLGGNQPDLGNTVWDGWILRASSSTTEWSHGWDDIDGPPYEIFCVEATSDKGVIAGTLSGIYKYDQEGNREWMAESGSTWFGIRNTSDGGYIAVGSKTQIGAYDLCYAGVCGDLTLVKLNSDGSTQWYKTFGEAGKPDAGYDVIQTSTGGYAAVGMTTSYQPTIRFSIWLLAVDSDGELLWDVPIGGDGYDEGVAIAEDTGSDPGFVVVGTTTYDLYGEDGDLGQDGVREDHIWAFKTRGFYSRPQATFTWSSDDPVFVYQTIAFDASPSLDDDGEILSYEWDFDGDGTADATGLLASYSFSSPGTHTVTLTVKDDDCLFDTVSQTITVVGPQILWKRTITNERDCEEGAYCYIDVRGNDIIRGTDGGFAATGYSFFGYSSGSRRNDMWLLKTFDNGIMQWQRNLTQNFNVWEQGTALAAAPDDGYVIIGDYNEDTAYFQYPRLSLARTDVQGNLLWHTIFGNDADEAFKCMGMDVLSLESGDIIAAANKYIDGEGWAMWAFKTDANGTPLSVESLVHSTPDNYSGFAFLKSIARDTPDGVIISGHYGSQISGSNGAVSLIRTDDDLNLDWFFAWDRISYAFNSGNWVERLDDGYVIGGCNDSMPSVRKLNTEKEAVWHTSVDDQDFEGCFDSGAVTPDNGFILAGPAELNTDGATQEGILAAKFSSAGGLEWYKFLVNDNEDYSYAMGGSVVALPDGSVIVMGNECHYSGGYGCRAKLFKIAPYNTLVAAFDMMVRDGFIPLEIEFTDLSTGGTAPYTYAWDFDGDGVIDSTEQHPTVTFPDRQTYSPSLTVTDENGQTDTFVCEACVFTRDPGVYTTDAGVTITDFSVTDDAASYPGTYDFELAPDMINSETAFGFTISATGEDGTYPFQITFPSPYDPDMVLYKLPDWTELAYTIIDEYTIEVELSIVDGQLDPPFVLTLFYPLKTLTILVEGNGTTDPAPGVYSYYVNNVTSIPVQAIADSGWEFDSWSGSISGTTNPRTVTFYSSSKDMTITATFIQASLPGDSEPDGDVDGKDIYSLISRSGGFTAEELEALAGNFGTVL